One genomic region from Candidatus Caldarchaeum subterraneum encodes:
- a CDS encoding NAD+ synthase — protein MQTSVLDELLDIDYDATASAIQNFIAERLRLSGASGLVLGLSGGVDSSVVAALCARAVPGEKILGLIMPTGFTPAQDVADAQALAEKLGISTRHIPIDPIVQRYAEQLGVGMDETGARMAYANLRARIRMTLLYFHANLQNMLVVGTGDRSEILLGYYTKYGDGGVDILPIGGLYKSQVRRLGLALGLPEQLANKPSSPQLYPGHRAVDELPADYSILDPILYLLFDKKLSPQQVVDKGFDKRVVDAVLARYVGSVHKREMPPTGPTPVPFTR, from the coding sequence GTGCAGACAAGTGTTCTCGACGAGCTGCTGGACATAGACTATGATGCGACGGCCTCCGCCATCCAGAATTTTATCGCCGAGAGACTTCGTCTCAGCGGCGCTTCTGGGCTTGTTCTGGGTCTTAGCGGCGGGGTGGATTCGAGCGTTGTGGCTGCGTTGTGTGCACGGGCCGTGCCGGGGGAGAAGATTCTGGGCCTCATCATGCCGACCGGTTTCACACCTGCTCAGGATGTCGCCGACGCACAAGCCCTCGCCGAAAAACTCGGCATATCAACACGACACATACCCATCGACCCGATTGTCCAGAGATATGCTGAGCAGCTTGGAGTTGGCATGGATGAGACGGGGGCGAGGATGGCTTACGCAAACCTGCGAGCCAGAATACGGATGACGCTTCTCTATTTCCACGCCAACCTCCAGAACATGCTCGTGGTTGGCACGGGCGACAGAAGCGAAATCCTCCTCGGATACTACACCAAATACGGAGACGGCGGCGTCGACATTCTCCCAATAGGAGGCCTATACAAATCACAGGTCAGGAGACTCGGCCTCGCTCTAGGCTTGCCCGAGCAATTGGCGAATAAACCCAGCAGCCCACAGCTCTATCCCGGACACAGAGCGGTGGACGAGCTGCCAGCAGACTACAGCATCCTCGACCCCATACTCTACCTCCTGTTCGACAAAAAACTTTCACCACAGCAAGTGGTTGACAAAGGTTTTGATAAGAGGGTTGTTGATGCGGTTTTGGCGAGGTATGTGGGAAGTGTTCATAAGCGGGAGATGCCGCCCACCGGGCCCACACCTGTTCCCTTTACTCGATGA